The following coding sequences lie in one Aricia agestis chromosome 10, ilAriAges1.1, whole genome shotgun sequence genomic window:
- the LOC121731082 gene encoding uncharacterized protein LOC121731082 → MKSSLSKQVLICLMLYASCAQAIMVKFGTKGGPIEPPTPEPLPKPQPYRSPAPVWEARSDDLPDPNAQWRPQLFFPQPRYTQVVFNPSTLAPVQNNAQRFVNAYRPSPKPARPVSEYVNPSQFLSSQSLPGFGTRYFLPAYVNDFQFRKEERNQEEVKHNNDIETNNISDSTQDAASDLLWKFEKESSKRQQRQTWEGTGRPVYQWPVYVHPRH, encoded by the exons ATGAAATCCTCGCTGAGTAAACAG GTGCTGATCTGCCTGATGCTGTACGCGTCATGCGCACAGGCCATCATGGTGAAGTTCGGCACGAAGGGCGGGCCCATCGAGCCGCCGACGCCGGAGCCGCTGCCGAAGCCGCAGCCGTACCGCTCGCCCGCGCCCGTCTGGGAAGCCCGCTCTGATGATCTCCCAGACCCTAATGCTCAATG GCGACCCCAGCTCTTCTTCCCTCAGCCGAGGTACACGCAAGTCGTATTCAACCCGTCAACGCTAGCCCCGGTACAGAACAACGCGCAACGCTTCGTCAACGCCTACCGACCAAGTCCCAAGCCCGCGAGACCCGTGTCAGAATATGTAAACCCTTCCCAATTCCTCAGCTCTCAGAGCCTGCCAGGGTTTGGTACACGCTATTTCCTTCCCGCCTACGTCAACGACTTCCAATTTAGAAAAGAAGAGAGGAATCAAGAGGAAGTGAAGCATAACAATGACATCGAAACCAACAATATCAGCGACTCTACTCAGGATGCCGCGTCTGATCTTTTGTGGAAATTCGAGAAGGAATCCTCGAAGAGGCAGCAGAGACAGACTTGGGAA GGAACGGGAAGGCCAGTGTACCAGTGGCCGGTGTACGTGCACCCTAGACACTAG